tgattttaaaaagaaaagtatataatttcattaagaaaaatagtgtaatatatatatacatataatgtacATAATAAGCGAAATTAATTTGTagaaaatgtaatattaatttatagagAATTGTAAGAATATAgtatattaatatacatattatattatatttatttattttagtagTATATACTAACTATGTATATAGCTAGTCTATGAAAATGATTATTATCGTACAAATAATTGCTCAATATCAATAATTGCTCGGTATATATTATTACGAAACTTACTCACATATTTTCCATTATTAGATACATTCCCACGTCGAATTGATTTATCGattttgtagagtgtataaatttCGAAACTGATCTGTATTACGCGATAGTGAAGAGACTGATGTAATGCTGACTAATACCATCAATAACATCGATGTCCgataataaaatatcattttatatcAAACTGTTTCTGTACTTACACGAAAGTATCGTTATGTATCAATTAGAACAACACGTATGTATAGCTCGATAATTGAGAAAAAGTTCTTGAGGGAGTGGTCCGATCACGGTGGGTTAAGTGGTGAAGATGAAACCAAGCGTTCAGCCTAGAGTTGCATAGCTATTGGATATCATCTGATGCTGTTTGAACGAAATAATGCCACGGAAGAATAAGAAAGACCTAATGTTATGTTACTATAAAATAAGGACTTGTAACATAAATAACATCATATTTCGAGAATTATTTCAATTAGAAGACTGATGCTTTGCAGCGTATAGTTATTTGGCATTGTTAACAGATGCTGTAAAAGGAAAGAAGATTGTGGAATCTATGGAGATGAATCTATGGAGATAACTTGCAGGAAAAGAGATTAGGCCAACGTTCTCCTACAATTTgcgttattaaatccaaacataATTTCATACGGACTATCCTGaattatatgtataattaaaagaTTTTTTAGAATGATtcctataatatataattaaaaataattcgaataaggtcgtgtttggactcatgtTCACGGGGAAGCTTTCGCTAATCCGTTTATAATACTCTCATTAAAGtatgatgaaaaatataaaaatttctagtaattatttacaatgCAAATCCTCACCCGGATTTCAATGATTTTGAAGTATGTTAAAGGTTATAATAAGAGTTAACATTTTTCAGATATAAATATTAGAAATCTGTGATGTAGAAATCTTTGATACTTTTCTAAGACCTAACCAAgcccattgttttttttttaagagtaaCAATAATTACTTACATTCGTAACGATCTcaccgatttcagtggtgttaAGGTACTTTAAAGAAGAAAGATTCTTGAGTATTCCAGAGTGGAAAATAACAATCTGGATTAGGTTCGGATTTGAGGCAATatcgacgaataaatattactaattccaaaataaattttaattactttttatttctctcttaTCTGTCAATGTCTGCAATTTCAAAAGTAAAGACGAGAGATGCCTAATCGTAAGTTTAAATCGTTCAATTAAATGAAATCGTCAGCATTGTGAATAATgagtaaattttttatttcacattAGTGGTCGACCCGCCATACGCCTGCGGCATGATTATGTTTCAATCACCGCACGTAAGTAATGTGTACTCCATTCGCTATTGTTCTATCTCACTCAATCTATTCCGTTCACTTTCTTCGTTGGACAGTATACACAACGCTCGACCCGCTTTCAAGCAAACTGgctatctcgagtttgtcattcgtAAGTGAGAATCACTGTATCGATTGCCACCAGTTTTGCATAATATTTGGTAAGCATCGAGATTATtgtaaatacattatttaaaaataaaatttaatcgataTCAAATAAGCTGTTGCCTTGCATACTTACGTACTTGAAGTTATGTCCATTCGTTTCTACTGTTTATTTCATACTGTCTAAATTTTGTCTTACTTTTGTTACATTTaacaacaaaatataaaatagaaaatttatatcAAATATCTAAGATTCAAATACTTTTTGATACTTTCTATTGAATAGTTTGGCATTGAATTGCGTCCATACcactaatgtataatgtatatcagTTTCATCGATATAGTTATGGATCATCTTCATTGAAAAAGTATCTGTACATATTCATGTAAGTAACAAAACGGTTTTGTGTACAATGATATCCAATGTGAATAGTATTTGTACGATATTATTTAGTTCCATAATTTTAAgaagaatattaattaataatagggatcaaaatatatttaatatttcacgaaactgtattattattaatattatagggGTAAAGGACCCTTTGGTAGTAATAGTGTATAAAAGATACAAAACGAGCAGAAAATCGAGGTACGATTAAACgcaataaatataatatgaatACATGCTATTATAAAATGTGATCTAAATTATGTATTAACTTTCGTAACGACTTCTAATCGATGATGTCCAGAAAAATCTAAGGCAAGATAGGCATTATTAGGCAACTTGTGTATACAATCTACACAATTGTTTTTACCAGATGTTGCAATATGTGACATTAAATAAAAGAGGATAAATTTCCCAAGTGTTCTAGGTGGAGTATTAAGTTTAAAAAAGTTGCAAGATCTCAGTGTCTCGACACCTTGGCTATTCAAAACCTTGAATAGAAACGTCAAGCTAGCAATAGATCTACGCTGTTCAATTTCAAATAGACATAGAGTCGTGAGAATCGAGTCGTATACATGACACGTCTTTGGAATAGATTGCTTTAATTTGTATGCAGTAAAACGTACGGACTTGTGTTGGATATTTTCCAAAGGGGCAATATGGACAAGATGATAGGGATTCCAAATAGCAGAGCAGTATTCTAGACAAAGAAGCGTTAAAGCAGAGTATAGGTATTATTTTTAAgattttagaatttttgaagTTCGTTTATGATTTTATTACAAAACTCTTCAAAGTTGTTCATGAAATTCATAAAAGGGAGGAAAGAATATCAAGATCCTGCACCGATGAGTTCTATAACAAAAAAACATTGCAAATTGTTGGGCGACGAGTTTgatgaaattttttacaaatgttcaTTGATCCAACCTGAGAACTATTTCGTTGTTGCTACTTTATTACTTTAAAGAAACAACTACCTCTTATAACGGAGTCATTTGTTTTACTTGTGCCTATATATCTCTCAGATTGCGAGAGTATCTGGCAATTTATAATTAGtaaggaaacatttttttttaatttttggaacaaaaatttcacaTGTCTCTAGAAACGATTCGAccgttattttaaattttttaaatttcttttgtaatttaagAATTATGCAGGTACGAATAAAACGAATGATTCCGATATAAGGGATGAAGCATTCCCTAAAATCGAAAAgtaatatcgataaaatagGGCATAGTTCGTAAGTTGggttaataaatatttgtgaaaattttgcgcgacatttttaataaagggTGTATCAAAATGATTCTTCGACTATAAAAACGCATAACACTGCATTCATTAATGTAGCGACATTTTTTTATTGCGTCAACAAGGTATACAAGATCGTGTGGTACGCGCGAGATATCAAATTGCGATTCGACCTTACGAAAGGTTATGAGGTAATCTACATATGACAAGTTGTTGCGGTAAGCCAATACAGGGGCTATGTCGTTAATAAGTAAATGAAGTATAAGAGGGCCAAGGTGAGAACCTGAGGTATTCCGAACAAGACGTTGAAATGTCTAGACTATACGTTCTTAAACTTAACCGTTAGTTATCTGTCTGTAAGATATCTGGAAAGCTGAATCCGTTGGAAatcaattgtttaaaataaataaacggttAACAGGGGTGAAATGCTTTCTGAAAATTGTGTATACATTTATTGCGTCAATCCGATGGCCATTTTCCAATTTACGTGAAATGTATCGATGGTACGATACAACGTATCGATATCTACTTTTTGCGTCTTTGTTTGCGATGttgcgtaaattttaattttccattgcaGTTGCAAAGAATTTTCTCATCCATTCAGTTGTTTCGTATCAAAGGTGAATAAAGTTTGTAGGTTATATAAAAGTTTcaagtaacgaataaaagatacacAGCTGTCCATCTGTCAAGCGTCGAATAAGAATCAAAATTCGAATTGTacaacgaaatatttcgtaacgAGAAAATAAAGATTTGATTGAATAAtcatcgcgaataaatcgctatGCTACGTTGCTTCTATTCGTATAAAATCTTGCTCATGATTGCTTCGAGGCAGTTTGAAATTTCTGTGAACTTTTTGCCTTGATTATAAAAAATTTAGACCAAATGtagtttattttcaataaacaaTTCGATCCGTGACCGATAATTAGTTCACCTAGGTCCTGGAAAGGTGAAAAGGAATTACATTTGCACAATGATATTTCCTTGCGATTGTCTGTGCTCCAAACCGATTAGATTTTGTCTCTTTCTTCCGGTAGATATCCATTTCGATGTCTATTCGGTATCCGTAGAGTATCGATATCGTTCGAGTATCGTCAGAAAAGTAATATCGAAAATTGCTATATACCCGAGACACGGATACCTTTGGATAGTTGCTCTCAAGTATTACTTGGGTCGTCGAGTACTCGTCGATAGCAAATGCAGTTTATTCTCAATAAACAATTCGATCCGTGACCGATAAT
The Ptiloglossa arizonensis isolate GNS036 chromosome 3, iyPtiAriz1_principal, whole genome shotgun sequence genome window above contains:
- the LOC143144899 gene encoding uncharacterized protein LOC143144899, which gives rise to MNAILSQSERYIGTSKTNDSVIREYCSAIWNPYHLVHIAPLENIQHKSVRFTAYKLKQSIPKTCHVYDSILTTLCLFEIEQRRSIASLTFLFKVLNSQGVETLRSCNFFKLNTPPRTLGKFILFYLMSHIATSGKNNCVDCIHKLPNNAYLALDFSGHHRLEVVTKVNT